The window TTAATCTGTGATTGCGCTATATTCCGCAAAGGGGAAAGATATGTTACCAAGAGCTTCAATGCTTCCCCTCTTGTTGGCGCTGCTGTCCTTTAATGCAGCAAGCACACCACTCACATGGCTAGATAGAACCTTCGTCGAAACTGCCTTTTATCACGTCGCACTTCAACACGAATATTCACAAGGCGACAAGCTACTCGCTAAATGGAAACAGCCTATCAAGGTATGGGTTGATCATCGAGTGGGTGATAAAGAGCTGCATCAGGAGCTCACGGAACTTCATCTCCAACACTTGTCCGAAGTGACCCAGCACCCCATAACAATCGTTAAAAATAAGTCTGAAGCGAATGTAAAATGGATATACACGAGGCAGAGTCAGTGGATATCTGAGGCGAAATCGATACTCAAGCTCAAATCAACTCAGCATTTAGATAACGCTATTTGCACAGCGGGTTATCGAACCAATTCTAAAGGTGAGATCGTTTACGCCGGGGTTATTATTCCAGTCGATCAAGCAAGATCGCGAGGTAAGCTGGTCGCATGTATAGTGGAAGAGATCACACAGGTTCTAGGCCTGCCGAATGATTCAGATAAAGCCTACCCTTCTATTTTCAATGATCACACGCCAGAAGACTTGTTATCCCCCTTAGATGTGGTGCTGTTAAAGCTACTGTATGAGCCTCAATTGAAAGTGGGAATGACAAAAGAACAGGCAAAACCAGTTGTTCGAAAAATACTGAAAAGATACAGCGAAACAGGTGTACTTAAGCAAGCTTCAAAAGCCGCTCAACAAGCACCATTGTATCAATTGATCGGGTACTGACGAAAATGCGTTGAAAATAGCTTAGACGGGAGCAGTAAGAATATAGCGCCGCCTCAAAGGCAACGCTGAATTAGAATGTTACTGTGTTACGGGAACAAAAAGCATTAACGCTTAGCGGCCTGCTTTTTCAATTCGAAGTCGAACTCATCCGGGAATAAGATAACACCTTCTTCTTGCTCGTTCGGGAACACAACAACTGCAAGCTCGTCGTCTTCTAGACCGTTAGTCCAACGGCTATGCCATTTGTTTAGTGAAATAGACTCCGCTTTACACTCAGACCAATCACCCGTCGCCCAAGACTCCGCAAACTCTTGATTTGGCCATACAGGAACACAGTCTTCATCTTCTGTGTTCAGCATTACACAACCGTGTTCATCGGTTAAGATCCATACTTCACGGTTCGCTACGATTTCTTTCACACAGTACTTCAGGCGTTGCTCACCCGTATACTTATTGATTTCAGCGATTTTTTTATCGTCTAGCTGTGTAGTCATCTCAATTTCCTACTTTAGTCAGTAACTTTGTTCTTAAAGCTATTTTATGCCGAGTGTTTTTAACTTCAAACATTATCGATGAAGAAGAAAGTCTACTTCAAAGAAAAACGCCTGCTAAATAAGCAGGCGTTTATAATTAAGCGACTTGGTTAAACAAGCTCGCCTTGAAGCCAAGGCCAACCTTGCTTCTTACGGCTAAGTGTATTTTCCATCATCAATACACCGTCTTTCTCGAATTTAACCAGCTTATCAGCCCACTCACCTTTGTATAGAAGACGAGTTTGAGCTGTAGTGATATCTGTCAGCATTACTGCAGCGAACGCTAGACCATCTTTCTCACAACGCGCTTCAAGATCAGCTTCTAGCGCTTCGATCATGCCGTCTACTTGCTCAAGAGTCGCAAGCTCAACTTGACCAACAACAACATCGCGACCGTTGAATGGGTAGCCTTTAAGGTCTTTTTCTACTAGCTGTGCAGCAGATAGGCCTTCGATGTTTGTTTTAGCAATTAGAAGTGCTTTGATGA is drawn from Vibrio sp. SNU_ST1 and contains these coding sequences:
- a CDS encoding DUF2750 domain-containing protein — translated: MTTQLDDKKIAEINKYTGEQRLKYCVKEIVANREVWILTDEHGCVMLNTEDEDCVPVWPNQEFAESWATGDWSECKAESISLNKWHSRWTNGLEDDELAVVVFPNEQEEGVILFPDEFDFELKKQAAKR
- a CDS encoding DUF2927 domain-containing protein, whose amino-acid sequence is MLPRASMLPLLLALLSFNAASTPLTWLDRTFVETAFYHVALQHEYSQGDKLLAKWKQPIKVWVDHRVGDKELHQELTELHLQHLSEVTQHPITIVKNKSEANVKWIYTRQSQWISEAKSILKLKSTQHLDNAICTAGYRTNSKGEIVYAGVIIPVDQARSRGKLVACIVEEITQVLGLPNDSDKAYPSIFNDHTPEDLLSPLDVVLLKLLYEPQLKVGMTKEQAKPVVRKILKRYSETGVLKQASKAAQQAPLYQLIGY